Genomic window (Aquimarina sp. BL5):
GTATATCGTGATGGTGCAGGAGAAAACGATTTATTGGTAGTAACTGGAGATTTAGGAGCAGCATATTTGGGACTTCAGATATTAGAAAGAGAAAAACAGGTATATAAGGCGAATCCTAATTCTCAACCAGATCTGGATCAGTATTCATATTTAATAGAACGACAATTAAAACCTGAAGCTAGAAAAGACATATCAGAACTTCTTAAAGCTCTAGAGGTAAAACCAACAAGTATGATCGATATAAGTGATGGTTTATCTTCTGAAGTGATACATTTATGTAAAAGATCTAAAGTAGGAGTAAATCTATACGAAGAAAAGATTCCACTGGATCCTGTAGTTATTTCTACTTGTGAGGAGTTTAAATTAAATAGTACAACCGTAGCTCTAAGTGGAGGAGAGGATTACGAATTATTATTTACGATTAAACAAGAAGATTTTCCTAAGATTAAAGCAAACCCGAATCTTACCGTAATTGGTCATATGACAGATGAAAAAAGCGGAATAGGATTAGTTACTAGAGCAAATGAAAAAATTCAACTAACTGCTCAAGGATGGAATCCTATAAAAGAATAATTTAAGAAGCCGTCTGAAGACTTATTTTACCTTTATTTCTTGCAATCTTCTTAGCGTGCACAGATGCTAGTGCATCATTAATTTCCTTAAGTTTTGGAGTCATTACTTCTAATCTACCTCTGCTATTCGTAGTTGCCTGTTCACCACAATGAGAACAAGTATACTCTTTTATATGATGTGTAACTTGCTTGGAAGTAACATAATCGTGGCCGAATAAAGCGCAATAAATTTTTGAAATGGAGAATGACGAATTGGGTATAGATTTCTTCATTTTGTAGGGGTTAAAAGTTCATTATCAATACAATAATAAGTTTTTTTTAGTTATTAACAACATTTTGTAAGAAAAATTTTTGAAAAAACTCCAAATTTTGCTTTAAAAGTGTATTTTATAGTGGTTTTGACCTTTAAAAATGTATTTCGTCGGATAATTAATGAGTAATTATGGTCTTTTTTAAGTGGAGAGGTAAGGCTAGAAAATAGGGGAATATATGTCAGAAGTATTGAAGGAATTGATGCAGGTTTTTTAAAAGCTCATTTCGATTTTCGATATAGGACATGTGACCGCCATTAAGTGAAACTAAATCGGTTTTACATTGTTTTGATTCTTCGGTATTTTGTTGGTATGATAATACAGGGTCTTTTTGTCCTGCAAAAATTATTTTAGGTTTTTTAAATTTTAATAAGGTTGTTGTATGATCTTTTCTGATCTTCATGCCTTCTAAGGCAGAAATGATTCCTTGTAAAGGTGTTTTTGAAGCTTCATTTTTTATGAGTTCAATCTGATTTATGTATTTATCACGGTTTTCCTCAGCAAAAAGATTGGCAATCGCCATACTTGTATACGCTTTGGGGTTTTTCTTCACAATATCAATTGCTCTGCTTCTATTTACCTTTCTTTCTTCGTTATCAGGAAAAGAAGTAGAGTTAAGCAATACAAGTCCCGAAACTAGTTTGGGAAATAGATCTATATAGGCTAATGAAACATACCCGCCCATAGAATGACTAATGAATATAGGATTATCAATTTTGATACTGTACAAAACGGCTCTAATCGCTTCTGCCATATCTTCCATTCTATGAATGTAACCCAGACAATTCGTTTTTCCGTGGCCTAAAAGGTCTATTGTTATACAGTTATGAGTTTCAGAAAAATGAGGGATGATATCATTCCACATCGTAGAGTTTTCTAAAAAACCGTGTAAAAAAACCAGAGGAGTACCTTTTCCGTAAGTGTTATAATTAATTTCAATCCCTTTATATGCTAATGTCATTTTGAAATTTTATATTTCAACTTTTTATCAAATTATCAATATTCG
Coding sequences:
- the thiL gene encoding thiamine-phosphate kinase → MIEDKNTSRTSLSELGEFGLIDHLTKNFEIKHESTIRGIGDDAAVLDFKNKKCVLTTDFLIEGVHFDLSYVPLKHLGYKAVMVNLSDVYAMNATATQITVSIAVSNRFPLEALEELYAGIEAAAKIYNIDVVGGDTTSSTTGLLISITAVGHADEESLVYRDGAGENDLLVVTGDLGAAYLGLQILEREKQVYKANPNSQPDLDQYSYLIERQLKPEARKDISELLKALEVKPTSMIDISDGLSSEVIHLCKRSKVGVNLYEEKIPLDPVVISTCEEFKLNSTTVALSGGEDYELLFTIKQEDFPKIKANPNLTVIGHMTDEKSGIGLVTRANEKIQLTAQGWNPIKE
- a CDS encoding alpha/beta fold hydrolase; the encoded protein is MTLAYKGIEINYNTYGKGTPLVFLHGFLENSTMWNDIIPHFSETHNCITIDLLGHGKTNCLGYIHRMEDMAEAIRAVLYSIKIDNPIFISHSMGGYVSLAYIDLFPKLVSGLVLLNSTSFPDNEERKVNRSRAIDIVKKNPKAYTSMAIANLFAEENRDKYINQIELIKNEASKTPLQGIISALEGMKIRKDHTTTLLKFKKPKIIFAGQKDPVLSYQQNTEESKQCKTDLVSLNGGHMSYIENRNELLKNLHQFLQYF